The Magnolia sinica isolate HGM2019 chromosome 9, MsV1, whole genome shotgun sequence genome contains a region encoding:
- the LOC131256039 gene encoding shikimate O-hydroxycinnamoyltransferase-like — MIINITESSMVQPAQDAPIPILRLCTLDQVMLRMHIPTIYFYRPTNGSSNFFDPEVLKSALSESLVPYYPMAGRLRKDEDGRLEIDCNGEGALFVEAYTDSVIDELGDFTPTPTSELKCLVPRVDYNKDMSSNPILVVQVTYFKCGGVSLGAASTHVVADGPSQFNFIKHWAEVARGIEPTIQPFVDRSIVRARDPPTPSFKHIEFQPPLLMDNPPKSPMENRPAVALLKISSDQLNLLKSKCKDETNDNVRYSSFEALTSHVWQCMCKAIEIPKDQQTRIFIPVNGRARLRPELPLGFFGNAIFTTTSSAAAGDIASEQLPNTVARIRDSLVRMDDEYLKSALDYLEVQPDLTPFIRGSVPLGHPSVSIVSWVQLPVYDADFGWGAYVYGSSCNFL, encoded by the exons ATGATCATCAATATCACAGAGTCGTCCATGGTGCAACCAGCACAAGATGCTCCAATACCTATCCTACGACTCTGTACCCTGGATCAGGTGATGTTGAGAATGCACATCCCAACCATCTATTTCTACAGGCCCACCAATGGATCTTCCAACTTCTTCGATCCTGAAGTGCTCAAGTCTGCACTGAGCGAATCCCTAGTCCCATACTACCCTATGGCCGGAAGGCTGAGGAAAGACGAGGATGGACGGCTGGAGATCGACTGCAATGGAGAAGGTGCTCTGTTCGTCGAGGCGTACACAGATTCAGTTATCGATGAGTTGGGAGACTTCACGCCAACACCAACGTCAGAACTTAAATGTCTCGTTCCAAGGGTTGACTACAACAAGGACATGTCTTCTAACCCTATCCTCGTAGTGCAG GTGACTTACTTCAAATGTGGAGGCGTCTCACTAGGTGCGGCCTCCACCCACGTAGTTGCAGACGGTCCTTCACAgttcaatttcatcaaacactgggCAGAAGTAGCTCGCGGGATCGAacccaccatccaaccattcgtCGACCGAAGTATAGTACGAGCTCGGGACCCACCCACACCATCCTTCAAACACATCGAATTCCAACCACCACTTCTCATGGACAACCCCCCAAAATCCCCCATGGAAAACAGACCTGCCGTCGCCCTCTTAAAAATCTCTTCCGACCAGCTAAACCTCCTCAAATCCAAATGCAAAGATGAAACAAACGACAATGTTAGATACAGCTCCTTCGAAGCTCTAACCAGTCATGTATGGCAGTGCATGTGCAAAGCTATAGAAATCCCCAAAGACCAACAGACTAGAATCTTCATCCCTGTAAATGGACGAGCACGTCTCCGTCCAGAACTTCCATTGGGCTTTTTCGGCAATGCCATTTTTACAACCACATCATCTGCAGCCGCAGGCGATATCGCTTCAGAGCAACTACCAAATACGGTAGCTAGAATTCGTGATTCGTTAGTACGGATGGATGATGAGTACCTTAAATCGGCATTGGATTACTTGGAAGTCCAACCTGATCTGACACCGTTCATTCGTGGGTCTGTCCCGTTGGGCCATCCAAGCGTTTCTATAGTGAGTTGGGTGCAGCTACCTGTCTATGATGCGGATTTTGGGTGGGGCGCCTATGTATATGGGTCCAGTTGCAATTTTCTTTGA